The sequence below is a genomic window from Microbulbifer hydrolyticus.
CCTTCCAGTGAGTGTCGGATTGCCATTGATGCCGCGTAAGATTTCCAGTGCCAGAAATAAAATACTGAGTGCGATGGTGGCCTCCACCGGCGGTCCGGGTACCTTGATGAAACCCAGTGTCGAGAGTCCCAGGGTGATGCTGTGGGCCAAGGTAAATGCAGTGACGGTTTTGACGATGGTGCCGAATCCGCGGGTGAGGATGATCAGCGCCAACACGAACAGCAGGTGATCGATGCCGCCGAGAATATGTTCGATGCCGAGTCCGGTATAGGTGGTCAGTACACCGAGCTTGTCCGGCTCGCGGGGGATACTGACGGTATTTTCCGACGGCTGTAGCAAAAAGGAATATTCACCGCCCTCGAGCAGGCGGATATTCACTAGAACATCGATGGTGGTACTGGGAAGTCTGTCGATTGTCAGCCGGGTGCCCGGTAACCCGTCGCTATTTCCTCCGCCTTTGAGCCGGTAGTGATAGAGCACAAAGCCATCGAGCAGGGTTTCCCTCGCATCGCTCAGTTCCAGTGACGCATCAAAGCGTGGCGTAATGTCGATGACCCGGTCGCCGCGGCTGGGGACCTTCCACAAAACATCATAGGTGGCCGGCGCGGTCTCCTCGATCTGCAGGTACGCAGGTCGTATCTCGTGTGCCCACAGGGTCGAGGTCGCCAGCGAACAGGCGATGGCCAGCAACCAGAGAATTATTCTATTCATTCTTCTGCAAACGAAACGTTGAGTGTGCCGGGAATATGTTCGGCGGTGATCTGCACCTGATACTTGGCGAGCAGCTCCTGGAATACGCGGTCCTGTGCCTTCATACCGGACTCATATTCGTACTGCCGCGCAACGAAATCTCGCACCTGCGCGAACTCCGGCATCGCGGGTTCCTGTTTGCGCTCGATCCACACCAGGTGCCATCCGTAGCCCGACCGAATCGGCCCGGCCCACTGGCCGGTGGGCAGTGTGTCCAGGCTTTGTGCGAAGTTTTCGCCAAAAGCGCCGTCCAGCTCCTGCGCAGCGGTCATTGGCCACTGGTTGGGTATCGATAGCTTCTGACGGCGCGCGGGCGGGATCTCGTCCGTTTTTCGCAGTGCTGTCAGTAACGCATCTACCTGTGTTTGCGTCTTTTCCTGTGGCAGAAGCAGCACCTGACGGAAGGCATAGGCCTGCGGGAGCTTGAACAGGTCCTCGCGGCTGTGGAAATACTCGCGCAACTGGTCATCGGTCACCGGTTGCATCAGCGTGCTGAGGTCGATGGCCACCGCTTCCATTTTCTGTGCCAGGCGTTTCTTGATGATTTCGTCGTTGTGATCGAGGTTCATGCGCAGCGCTTCACGATAGAACACCTCGCGACGCACGTAGCGGTCGATCAGTGCCTGCACATCACTGGATTCGGGTTCCCGCTTCCATTGCAGCTTCCACAGGTTGACCAGATGATCGAGGTCCTGCTGGTCGACCACAATACGGTGCTCGCTGTCCTGCGCCCGGTTAAGCCAGAAATAAGCGGCGAAGATCACCGCTCCCAGTGCCACAAAGTGTACGAAGGGCTCGCGTATCAGGCGGTAAAGCATGCCGTTTCTATCCTTATGTTTTTAGCTGCGCTTGTTCCCAGGGGATATTTATTCCGGCGTGTACCAGATCGGGGAGCCCCAGGCGCGCTCGACAATCTGCATCTTGGTGTCTTCCGGGAATTTCACACCTTCGCGCAACTCGTCAAAGAGCGACCAGCGTGCGGTCGGCAGTTGCAGCACACGAACGTAGTAGTAGGCCTTCTGTGACGGGTCGTAGTCAGGGTCGGTCCATACCGCCATCAGCTCGGGGCTGCCCTTCTCCTTGTTGAACTCGCCGGTTTTCATATCGATCGGTGCGTCGATGGGCGCAACCGAACCGTCTTCCTGCAGGCGATCACCGGAGGCCACCACGTTGTAGATGGTGTCCTTCATCTCGCCATCTTCCAGCCAGCCTTTGACGATCTGAATACGGTCGAGGTTGGGACCAATCGGATCTTTTACCGCCCACACCATAATCTGTGGAGCCGTTTCGCCACTGTAGTCACCGCCCATGGGTACGCCCTTGGCGTAACCATCCTTGACCATGGCCTCGTAGGAATCGTAGGTGCTGGCAAAGCCCTGGCCGGCGAAGGCGCGCACCTTCATGCGCGGGCCACTGGTGGCAAACGTTTCCCGTGCCTGCATGGCGTCCCAGATAGCGCCGCGGGTGTTGCTGGTTGCCCATACTCCGGTGATCGCTCCCGGGTTGGTGTCCGCCACCCGCATCTCACCTTCGAGTGTATTTTTGGCGCGGTCTTTCGCGGTGCGATCCACCAGGCCATGGCTTCCGACCTTGTAATTGTCCTCGGCGACATTGCTCGGTGCGCCGTTGTGATTGTCGGTGCCGCCGACAAAACCGTACTTGAACGGATTGGTGCCGAACTCTTCCTGGTACTTCAGACCCCGTGTCAGGCCGTAACGTACAAAGTTCTGCTTCATGAACTTTCGGTCGTTGTAATCCTGCAGCGTGCGGGCATTTTCGAAATCGGCAAATTCATCGTTGGGCCAGAAATCCGGCACCACCTCCGAGTTACCCTTCACCTGCATCATTTCGATCAGGGGTTCCATGCTCGCACGGGTCTCGACATAAGACTTGGTGATCGGTTTGCCATCCAGTGTGGTCTCTGGGAAATCCCGGCCCTTACTTTCGTTCGCATTGTGCGGTATCGCAAATACCTTCATCCCCTCGCTGCGCTGCGCCTGCATCCACTTCCAGAGTTCCTGCGGGTCGGCACCGTCATTGGCGGAGAAGGGGACCTCCGGAACGTTAGTGTCCCGGAAAAGCACATTGCGGTGCAGGTTGGCGCCACCGGGTGCCGAGGTCCACTCGTAGGCGTGGATGGTGGTGAACTTGCCCGGTACGTAATGCTTTTGGGTGGCCTCGAAATTCTTTTTCCAGGACGACTTGATGGACTCGACACCCTGGAAGAACGGGGGGTGAGGATCCTTGCCGGTCGCCAGCGGGGTAAGGACATATTGGTTGTACAGGCCCAGTGCTTCCTTCAGGTCGGTGACGTCGCGAAATTTCTTGGCGAGGGGGTCGTCGTAACCCGGTGCCCCGGGGGTCATCAGTGTGTAGGTTTCACCAATAAACTCGGCGTGGTCGGTAACGGCGCAAAAATCCAGCGGACGCTTGATCTTGTGCATGCTGCCGTTGACCTTGACCTCTTCACCCCTGGCGAAGCGGTAGGCGTCATCCGGGGTCAGGCGGTTGCCGCCAATAAAGGCATCCATGGAGACCCCGGTATGCAGATGGGTTTCACCGAAGTAGGCGTCCCGCAGCGGGTTGCTGGCAACGCC
It includes:
- a CDS encoding HupE/UreJ family protein, translating into MNRIILWLLAIACSLATSTLWAHEIRPAYLQIEETAPATYDVLWKVPSRGDRVIDITPRFDASLELSDARETLLDGFVLYHYRLKGGGNSDGLPGTRLTIDRLPSTTIDVLVNIRLLEGGEYSFLLQPSENTVSIPREPDKLGVLTTYTGLGIEHILGGIDHLLFVLALIILTRGFGTIVKTVTAFTLAHSITLGLSTLGFIKVPGPPVEATIALSILFLALEILRGINGNPTLTGRKPWLVAFIFGLLHGFGFAGALAEIGLPQAEIPLALAAFNVGVEAGQLAFVAVVLLLIAALHQVREWSLAAQKIPPYAIGAISAFWVIERIWAF
- a CDS encoding peptidyl-prolyl cis-trans isomerase → MLYRLIREPFVHFVALGAVIFAAYFWLNRAQDSEHRIVVDQQDLDHLVNLWKLQWKREPESSDVQALIDRYVRREVFYREALRMNLDHNDEIIKKRLAQKMEAVAIDLSTLMQPVTDDQLREYFHSREDLFKLPQAYAFRQVLLLPQEKTQTQVDALLTALRKTDEIPPARRQKLSIPNQWPMTAAQELDGAFGENFAQSLDTLPTGQWAGPIRSGYGWHLVWIERKQEPAMPEFAQVRDFVARQYEYESGMKAQDRVFQELLAKYQVQITAEHIPGTLNVSFAEE
- a CDS encoding DUF3604 domain-containing protein, whose protein sequence is MRHTVIALLTATLLSACGGDKAPTSEQNTTTAPEAPVAGQDSASDVASNEEAPPATANDNAAKAQPGEDGVASNPLRDAYFGETHLHTGVSMDAFIGGNRLTPDDAYRFARGEEVKVNGSMHKIKRPLDFCAVTDHAEFIGETYTLMTPGAPGYDDPLAKKFRDVTDLKEALGLYNQYVLTPLATGKDPHPPFFQGVESIKSSWKKNFEATQKHYVPGKFTTIHAYEWTSAPGGANLHRNVLFRDTNVPEVPFSANDGADPQELWKWMQAQRSEGMKVFAIPHNANESKGRDFPETTLDGKPITKSYVETRASMEPLIEMMQVKGNSEVVPDFWPNDEFADFENARTLQDYNDRKFMKQNFVRYGLTRGLKYQEEFGTNPFKYGFVGGTDNHNGAPSNVAEDNYKVGSHGLVDRTAKDRAKNTLEGEMRVADTNPGAITGVWATSNTRGAIWDAMQARETFATSGPRMKVRAFAGQGFASTYDSYEAMVKDGYAKGVPMGGDYSGETAPQIMVWAVKDPIGPNLDRIQIVKGWLEDGEMKDTIYNVVASGDRLQEDGSVAPIDAPIDMKTGEFNKEKGSPELMAVWTDPDYDPSQKAYYYVRVLQLPTARWSLFDELREGVKFPEDTKMQIVERAWGSPIWYTPE